A stretch of Imperialibacter roseus DNA encodes these proteins:
- the thrA gene encoding bifunctional aspartate kinase/homoserine dehydrogenase I → MKVLKFGGTSVGSSENIRKVAAILQDYQKQGTEVVVVVSAMSGVTNRLIALGDVAVSGDESYLVDLERLRLLHLDTMKRLNDNKLHPEGRDTIDKLFAELKDMLHGVFLIKELSVRSLDLIQSFGERLSANIITLYLQKIGINATFLDTRRVIRTDNHFGGSKVNFKETNALVKGFFEGNKSMVVATGFIASTAQNETTTLGRGGSDYTASILAAALDADEVEIWTDVDGVMTADPRKVREAYSMTSLSYVEAMEMSHFGAKVIYPPTLQPAISKKIPLRIRNTFNPAFEGTLITQQSTGKKYPVKGISSIENMSLVSLIGGGIAGVPGVASRLFGALARKNVNIVLITQASSEHSITFAVSPKDGTIARDVLKEEFAQEIKNREIDRIQAEEDLSIVAVIGENMKNTPGIAGKLFQAFGRNGINVVAIAQGSSELNVSVVINRANISKALNSLHETFFLSDRKSLNVFLVGTGLIGSTLIEQIKAQAAYLMEERSLKINLVGIANSRHMAFDEGGIDLNTWRKLVDKPGKGIELSAFIEKMESMNLANSVFIDCTSSAKVIEFYEDILESSISIVTPNKLANSGPLAFYEKLKKQAAKHGVKFMYETNVGAGLPVINTLNDLKYSGDKIIKIEGILSGTLSYIFNSFKEGVPFSQVVTEARSKGLTEPDPRDDLNGMDVARKILILGREAGQKLDIKDVKLEPILSDACFKAPNIDAFFEELKKEDGRLEAMRKKAMDEGKKLRFIAKVEEGKASISLQAVDAEHPFYSLSGSDNIISFTTQRYFERPLVVKGPGAGAEVTSAGVFAEIISISNHFIQDNYKFAGGYGG, encoded by the coding sequence ATGAAAGTCTTAAAGTTCGGAGGCACTTCAGTGGGGTCCTCGGAAAATATACGAAAGGTGGCGGCTATCCTTCAGGATTACCAAAAGCAGGGAACCGAAGTTGTCGTGGTAGTTTCTGCTATGAGCGGTGTTACCAACCGGCTTATTGCGCTGGGTGATGTGGCAGTTTCCGGCGATGAGTCGTACCTGGTGGATTTGGAGCGACTGCGACTGCTGCACCTCGACACCATGAAGCGCCTCAATGATAACAAACTCCACCCTGAAGGGCGGGACACCATTGACAAGCTGTTTGCAGAGTTGAAGGACATGCTTCACGGGGTGTTCCTTATCAAAGAGCTTTCCGTTCGATCGCTGGATTTGATACAGAGCTTTGGTGAGCGACTTTCAGCCAATATAATCACACTTTACCTGCAAAAGATTGGAATAAACGCTACGTTTCTCGACACCCGCCGGGTGATCAGAACGGACAATCATTTCGGCGGATCGAAGGTTAATTTCAAGGAAACCAATGCTTTGGTGAAAGGCTTCTTTGAAGGGAACAAGTCGATGGTGGTAGCTACAGGTTTTATTGCCAGCACTGCACAAAATGAAACCACCACACTTGGCCGTGGCGGCTCCGACTACACTGCCTCCATCCTAGCTGCTGCATTGGACGCCGACGAAGTAGAGATTTGGACTGACGTAGATGGCGTAATGACAGCCGACCCACGCAAGGTGAGAGAAGCCTATTCAATGACGAGCCTAAGCTATGTGGAGGCAATGGAAATGTCGCACTTTGGGGCCAAGGTTATTTACCCGCCTACGCTGCAGCCAGCCATTTCGAAGAAGATCCCACTACGAATAAGAAACACGTTTAACCCGGCATTTGAAGGCACCTTAATTACGCAGCAAAGCACTGGAAAAAAGTACCCGGTGAAAGGCATTTCCTCCATTGAAAACATGTCGCTTGTTAGTCTGATAGGTGGTGGCATTGCGGGTGTGCCTGGGGTGGCATCGAGGCTTTTTGGAGCGCTTGCCAGGAAAAATGTGAACATCGTCCTCATCACGCAGGCCTCATCCGAGCATTCAATCACTTTTGCGGTGAGCCCAAAAGATGGCACCATTGCCAGAGACGTATTGAAAGAGGAATTTGCCCAGGAGATCAAAAACCGAGAGATAGATAGGATCCAGGCTGAGGAAGACTTGTCTATAGTCGCTGTTATTGGGGAAAACATGAAGAATACGCCGGGCATTGCTGGCAAGCTTTTCCAGGCGTTTGGCAGAAACGGCATCAATGTCGTCGCCATTGCCCAGGGTTCCTCGGAGCTCAACGTGTCGGTGGTAATCAACAGAGCCAATATTTCCAAGGCGCTCAACTCGTTGCACGAAACCTTCTTTCTTTCAGATAGAAAATCGCTCAATGTGTTTCTTGTGGGTACCGGGCTGATTGGCAGCACCCTTATCGAGCAAATCAAAGCACAAGCGGCCTACCTCATGGAGGAGCGTTCGCTGAAAATCAATCTTGTGGGTATTGCCAACTCTCGTCACATGGCTTTTGATGAAGGCGGCATTGACCTTAACACTTGGCGCAAGCTTGTGGACAAGCCAGGAAAGGGCATAGAACTTTCAGCGTTCATAGAAAAAATGGAATCTATGAACCTGGCCAATTCGGTGTTTATCGACTGCACGTCGAGCGCTAAAGTGATCGAGTTTTACGAAGATATTTTGGAGTCCAGCATTTCTATCGTTACGCCAAACAAGCTGGCCAACTCCGGCCCACTGGCTTTCTACGAAAAGCTAAAGAAACAGGCGGCCAAACACGGTGTGAAATTCATGTACGAAACGAACGTGGGTGCCGGACTTCCCGTCATCAACACGCTCAATGATTTGAAGTACAGCGGCGATAAGATCATCAAAATTGAAGGCATCTTGTCGGGCACGCTTTCCTATATATTCAACAGCTTTAAAGAAGGTGTGCCGTTCAGCCAGGTGGTGACGGAGGCACGTAGCAAAGGACTGACCGAACCCGACCCAAGAGACGACCTGAACGGGATGGACGTGGCAAGAAAGATCTTGATTTTGGGCAGAGAGGCGGGCCAGAAGCTCGACATCAAGGATGTGAAGCTGGAGCCGATTTTGTCTGACGCCTGTTTCAAAGCACCAAACATTGATGCTTTTTTTGAAGAACTCAAAAAAGAAGACGGCAGACTGGAAGCCATGAGAAAGAAGGCGATGGACGAAGGGAAGAAGCTTCGCTTTATTGCCAAAGTAGAGGAGGGAAAAGCCTCCATTTCGCTGCAAGCAGTCGATGCTGAACATCCATTTTACAGTCTTTCTGGCAGCGACAACATCATTTCCTTCACCACCCAAAGGTATTTTGAAAGACCTTTGGTAGTAAAAGGGCCGGGTGCTGGAGCAGAAGTGACTTCGGCAGGCGTTTTTGCAGAGATCATCAGCATCAGCAATCATTTTATTCAGGACAACTACAAATTTGCAGGTGGCTATGGCGGATAG
- a CDS encoding DUF4249 domain-containing protein: MIDLLKRMITRRHVTLSLTLILVGCIEPIEPELGVFDYLMVVEGHVSNLDEVNTVRLSRTKPLSVEYGGVEVGALVYVEDQEGAKFYFEESSPGIYQSDPTCFVGQTGNSYALHIETLYGGTYQSKPILLNTAPDIDSLYFERERRLTNEGTTKDGIKILLDSHDPEGLTQYFRYEWEETYQIKVPYPQDISVWVCYNTETNSDILTANTSQLKESRVSQLEIKYISTDGYQLRSLYRLLVRQYALSSTGIKYWTELKKISESQGTLFDPLPYDLPSNLFNPNNPDEQVIGFFDVGAVTEKEIYIDRSQLLELDFASDGCSSKLVEVSGGGSPPAGYCLASQGPYGSGINYYAPEYCCDCRLYGELDEPDFWPN, encoded by the coding sequence ATGATCGACCTGCTTAAACGAATGATAACCAGACGACACGTCACCCTTTCTCTAACGTTAATTTTGGTCGGTTGCATAGAGCCAATCGAGCCAGAACTGGGGGTTTTTGATTATCTCATGGTCGTTGAAGGTCATGTCTCCAATCTCGATGAGGTAAATACCGTCAGGCTTTCACGCACCAAACCTCTCAGTGTGGAATATGGTGGAGTTGAAGTTGGCGCTCTGGTGTATGTGGAAGACCAGGAGGGCGCTAAATTTTACTTTGAAGAGTCCAGCCCGGGAATCTACCAGAGTGACCCCACATGTTTCGTTGGCCAAACGGGCAACTCGTATGCTTTGCACATAGAAACACTTTATGGCGGAACCTACCAATCCAAGCCCATTTTACTCAACACTGCGCCAGATATCGATAGCTTGTATTTTGAAAGGGAACGTCGGCTAACTAATGAAGGAACTACCAAAGACGGTATTAAAATACTTCTAGACTCTCATGATCCTGAAGGGCTCACCCAATACTTCCGCTATGAATGGGAAGAGACGTACCAAATCAAAGTTCCCTATCCACAGGATATCAGCGTGTGGGTTTGTTACAACACCGAGACAAACTCCGATATTCTTACGGCAAACACCAGTCAGCTCAAAGAGTCAAGAGTCAGCCAACTCGAAATAAAGTATATAAGCACAGATGGCTACCAGCTTCGCTCATTGTACAGGTTGTTGGTTCGTCAATATGCCCTCAGCAGCACCGGTATAAAGTATTGGACTGAACTCAAAAAAATTTCAGAGAGCCAGGGCACACTCTTCGATCCGCTACCGTACGATTTGCCGAGCAATCTCTTTAACCCTAATAATCCTGACGAGCAGGTAATCGGCTTTTTTGATGTGGGTGCTGTAACCGAAAAAGAAATTTACATCGACAGAAGCCAGCTTTTGGAATTAGATTTTGCTTCGGATGGATGTTCTTCGAAGCTCGTGGAGGTGTCTGGCGGTGGAAGTCCGCCGGCTGGCTATTGCCTCGCAAGTCAGGGGCCATATGGGTCGGGCATAAATTATTACGCCCCGGAGTACTGCTGCGACTGTCGGCTATATGGTGAGCTGGACGAGCCAGACTTTTGGCCAAATTGA
- a CDS encoding DUF4249 domain-containing protein: MNFVLKARHVFKGAGGLLFFVCFCTSCIEPFTPEPNETQRLLVVEGHISDSPEPYTIRLSRAQPLNSGGSIPESGAAVFVRNNEGTAYDFTEVSPGTYQSDPACFKGVRGATYQLHIETTDGGQYESVEVLLKATPPIDSVYFEREKRFTDVTGKELDGIKALVDTHDPERKTRYYRYEWISTFQIKVPFPSQWELAPDGSFAQVEFYHICYNSDTSRTILTTNTLQLNEDRVTAFELDYVNTISYRLRTMYSVLVRQYALDERGHSYWSQLNKNSENLGTLFDPTPYPIVGNLTSSTSPDEVVLGYFDASSVEEKRLYVTRDELDDLGLSFPTNPCVLQADTVKGGYDEMLLRLSWGQRIITIPGFGSGALIMGPAECSDCRLLGDADAPDFWEN; this comes from the coding sequence ATGAACTTCGTATTGAAAGCACGCCACGTTTTTAAAGGGGCTGGCGGCCTGCTATTTTTCGTTTGCTTTTGCACATCATGTATAGAGCCTTTCACCCCAGAACCAAATGAAACTCAGAGGCTGCTTGTAGTGGAGGGCCACATCTCGGACAGTCCTGAACCTTATACAATACGGTTATCAAGAGCACAGCCATTAAATAGTGGGGGTTCAATTCCCGAATCTGGCGCCGCAGTATTTGTGAGGAATAACGAGGGGACTGCATATGATTTTACAGAGGTGAGCCCGGGCACATACCAAAGCGATCCTGCTTGCTTCAAAGGCGTACGAGGCGCAACTTATCAGCTCCATATCGAAACCACCGACGGGGGCCAATACGAGTCGGTCGAAGTGCTGCTCAAAGCCACTCCACCCATCGACAGCGTGTACTTTGAAAGAGAAAAACGTTTTACCGATGTTACTGGAAAAGAACTTGATGGCATCAAAGCTCTTGTTGACACGCATGACCCTGAAAGAAAAACACGGTACTACAGATATGAATGGATTTCAACCTTTCAAATAAAGGTGCCTTTTCCCTCCCAATGGGAGCTGGCGCCGGATGGAAGCTTCGCCCAAGTTGAGTTTTACCACATCTGTTATAACTCCGACACAAGCCGAACAATTCTTACCACAAACACTCTCCAACTCAATGAAGATCGGGTCACAGCCTTCGAACTAGATTACGTCAATACCATTAGCTACCGCTTAAGAACGATGTACAGCGTGTTGGTACGTCAGTATGCTCTTGACGAAAGGGGGCATTCTTATTGGAGCCAATTGAATAAAAATTCCGAAAACCTTGGCACTCTATTCGACCCAACTCCCTATCCCATTGTTGGCAACCTAACAAGCAGTACTAGTCCGGATGAGGTAGTACTTGGCTATTTTGATGCCAGCTCAGTCGAAGAAAAGAGGCTGTATGTAACAAGGGACGAGCTTGATGACCTTGGGCTATCCTTCCCGACCAATCCTTGTGTGCTGCAGGCCGATACTGTAAAGGGTGGCTATGACGAAATGCTCCTTCGGCTTAGCTGGGGGCAACGGATAATCACAATTCCGGGATTTGGAAGCGGTGCTTTGATAATGGGCCCAGCAGAATGCAGCGACTGTCGTTTGCTCGGCGATGCTGATGCTCCTGATTTCTGGGAAAACTAA
- a CDS encoding DUF6503 family protein: protein MKHSKILLLLPIAFFCCSDPSLTPASLLEKSIEVHDPNNYWPQLDNRFHMSIKRDGKAERHFSILINNPEGIFEYALQQGDSTVTQGVRHGEYYVSINGSSNFNDEIKTKFQLSEERTQYLKEVYEYLYGVPMKLKDPGTIIAPVLNEETFNGKACWVVKVTYEPSTDDETWYFYIDKETFLLAGYRFYFDESKGEGEFIFVDSYQSLNGLQLPKLKKWHWNKDSTHFRTDELLKIE from the coding sequence ATGAAACACTCAAAAATCCTTCTCCTGCTTCCTATAGCATTTTTTTGCTGTAGCGATCCTTCACTCACTCCAGCGTCGTTGCTTGAAAAATCCATAGAAGTCCACGACCCAAACAACTACTGGCCCCAGCTTGACAACCGCTTCCACATGTCCATCAAGCGAGATGGGAAAGCAGAAAGGCACTTCTCTATTCTTATTAATAATCCTGAAGGCATTTTTGAATATGCCCTGCAGCAGGGCGACAGCACCGTCACGCAGGGAGTACGACATGGTGAGTATTACGTCTCGATAAATGGCAGTTCAAACTTCAATGATGAAATAAAAACTAAATTTCAGCTAAGTGAAGAGCGAACCCAGTACCTCAAAGAGGTATACGAATACCTATACGGCGTGCCGATGAAGCTCAAAGACCCTGGAACCATTATAGCCCCTGTTTTGAATGAAGAGACATTTAACGGAAAGGCCTGTTGGGTAGTGAAAGTGACTTATGAGCCCTCCACTGACGATGAAACCTGGTATTTCTACATTGACAAGGAGACCTTTCTCCTGGCCGGCTATCGTTTCTATTTTGACGAGAGCAAAGGGGAGGGGGAGTTCATTTTTGTTGACAGCTATCAATCGCTGAATGGCTTACAGCTTCCTAAACTCAAAAAATGGCATTGGAACAAAGACAGTACTCACTTCAGAACCGACGAATTGCTCAAAATAGAGTAG
- a CDS encoding phospholipid scramblase-related protein, which produces MNAALNRNLFFVKEHTGVFKAANNYDIHDPNSQEVILHCREENLGFFSKILRFTDYKRMTPFHIEIRTPMGEKLLTVKRGVSIILSNVEVLDANDQLVGKFKQKFFSIGGKFDVLDASETFMCTLQGRWTSWDFKFVKDNVEFAQVSKQWAGLGREMFTSADNYMLQINDKVPADHPLRILILGAVMCIDMVLKE; this is translated from the coding sequence ATGAACGCAGCACTCAACCGCAACTTATTCTTTGTCAAAGAACACACAGGTGTTTTCAAAGCAGCCAACAATTACGACATCCATGACCCGAACTCACAGGAAGTGATCCTTCACTGTCGGGAGGAAAACCTGGGGTTCTTTTCGAAAATATTAAGGTTCACTGACTATAAGAGGATGACACCGTTTCACATTGAGATCAGGACGCCCATGGGTGAAAAGCTTTTGACAGTGAAGCGGGGAGTATCTATCATTCTGTCGAATGTGGAAGTACTAGATGCGAACGACCAATTGGTGGGTAAATTCAAACAGAAGTTCTTTTCCATCGGAGGGAAGTTTGACGTGCTGGATGCCAGCGAAACATTTATGTGTACACTTCAGGGCCGGTGGACAAGTTGGGATTTCAAGTTCGTCAAAGACAATGTTGAATTTGCGCAAGTGAGCAAACAATGGGCAGGGTTGGGCCGGGAGATGTTTACCTCTGCAGACAATTATATGCTTCAGATCAACGACAAAGTGCCTGCCGACCACCCTTTGAGGATTCTGATTTTGGGTGCGGTGATGTGTATTGATATGGTGTTGAAGGAGTAG
- a CDS encoding Txe/YoeB family addiction module toxin has protein sequence MNNYKLVYTIQAQKDAKKAASGGLKSKVEELLKILESNPFQDYPPYERLLGDLSGAYSRRINIQHRLVYQVLEEEKTVKVLRMWTHYE, from the coding sequence GTGAACAATTACAAGCTGGTTTACACAATACAGGCGCAGAAGGATGCGAAAAAAGCGGCATCTGGAGGGCTCAAATCTAAAGTAGAGGAGCTTCTCAAAATATTGGAGTCTAACCCCTTTCAAGACTACCCCCCTTATGAAAGACTTCTCGGTGATTTGTCTGGAGCCTATTCCCGCAGGATTAATATTCAGCATCGACTTGTTTACCAGGTACTGGAAGAAGAGAAAACTGTAAAAGTGCTTAGAATGTGGACTCATTATGAATAA
- a CDS encoding type II toxin-antitoxin system Phd/YefM family antitoxin has protein sequence MKSLSITEARKNIYKLIDEATETHQPVQITGKRNNAVLVSEEDWRAIQETLYLTSIPGMRESIMDGLKTPLEKTTDKLDW, from the coding sequence ATGAAGAGCTTATCAATTACAGAAGCCAGGAAGAATATCTACAAGCTCATAGACGAGGCCACCGAGACTCACCAACCCGTTCAGATTACTGGAAAGAGGAATAACGCTGTGCTGGTAAGTGAAGAAGACTGGCGTGCTATTCAGGAAACACTTTACCTGACTTCGATTCCCGGGATGAGAGAGTCCATCATGGATGGATTGAAAACACCTCTCGAAAAAACAACAGATAAGTTGGATTGGTGA
- a CDS encoding T9SS type A sorting domain-containing protein, whose protein sequence is MSIDLSPVEKENLSPLVFSPSGRLASSDDHGIYLLDLTSGGKEYLLIKKDFFNTSSIFRFETDSSIFYNSQVDSKIFHFDLKTGEEKQVYQYENSFYDFSYDSYRRILWVVEQDRSVCGVRSECLKLHAYSLESGQTKEYSYGYASAPQTDSYGSLYLTGRYCFDPATESVAVSKDDLFDMMPYFRERSQTGPMLGLTSKNIFFDQAIKDSKTTRNFTFYNHGDAVLRISDVNVDAPFSTNLPEDVEIEPSGYLTFQVSFEPNQSAEFESFFTFVTNDQFRLSDSVRLNGLGYQMNTVSAEDGILMIDYSFYEGNKLKSFDLPLETESTLGNVYFGQTKSPMAINSKGELFTTIASTLYQMDPKSGALEELTELFELVNLPGAGQRQVIAMDFDSSDNLILAIQYHPGSKEIANTSINKYSFETGELSVVEFIPTIDESKVGGFDLAIDRLSDQYYLLYSEQELYRWNSEALDSVGFVDGEEWHSFSIFFTKDGELLGLRGAEYCCSGDEDPLALSTLFAINKHDASSRKIGELSGSIIAAATAGSYRSFLVDGLSENTNDVRIYPNPATNLLSIETTNNLINIGAIHLYDLSGKVVYKNVGIEEKSLLTIDLHSYAVNPGLYLLDVKLAGGQSIIRRIIIE, encoded by the coding sequence GTGAGTATTGATCTGTCGCCCGTTGAGAAAGAGAATCTTTCTCCTCTGGTTTTTTCGCCCAGTGGTAGATTAGCCAGCTCGGACGATCATGGTATCTACTTGCTGGATTTGACAAGTGGAGGAAAGGAGTATTTACTTATCAAAAAGGATTTCTTCAACACAAGCAGCATCTTTAGGTTCGAGACTGATAGCTCCATTTTTTACAATAGTCAGGTTGATTCTAAAATTTTTCATTTTGATTTAAAAACCGGTGAGGAAAAGCAGGTATATCAGTACGAAAACTCATTTTATGATTTTTCTTATGATTCTTACCGAAGAATATTGTGGGTGGTGGAACAAGACAGATCCGTCTGCGGTGTCCGTTCCGAATGTTTGAAGCTCCATGCTTATTCCCTCGAAAGTGGGCAAACGAAAGAGTATTCATATGGTTATGCGTCTGCTCCTCAGACAGACTCATACGGTTCTTTATACTTAACCGGTAGATATTGTTTTGATCCCGCAACTGAGTCGGTGGCAGTTTCGAAAGATGACCTTTTTGACATGATGCCATATTTCAGGGAACGTTCACAAACAGGGCCAATGCTGGGCTTAACGAGCAAAAACATTTTCTTTGATCAGGCCATAAAAGATTCTAAGACAACAAGAAACTTCACTTTTTACAATCACGGGGATGCGGTATTAAGAATATCGGATGTAAATGTAGATGCTCCTTTTTCAACCAATCTGCCAGAAGATGTAGAGATAGAACCCTCTGGATATCTCACCTTCCAGGTAAGTTTCGAGCCAAATCAGTCTGCAGAATTCGAAAGCTTTTTTACGTTCGTCACTAACGATCAGTTTAGGTTGTCTGACAGTGTGAGGTTAAACGGCTTAGGGTATCAAATGAATACTGTTTCAGCAGAGGATGGTATTTTGATGATTGACTACTCATTTTATGAAGGGAATAAACTAAAAAGCTTTGACCTGCCTCTGGAGACGGAGAGCACTTTAGGGAACGTCTATTTTGGCCAAACAAAATCCCCAATGGCGATTAACTCAAAAGGAGAATTATTCACGACAATTGCCTCAACCCTGTATCAAATGGACCCAAAAAGCGGGGCCTTAGAGGAATTGACTGAGTTATTTGAGCTCGTCAATCTACCCGGAGCAGGACAAAGACAAGTTATAGCGATGGATTTTGACAGTTCCGACAATTTAATTCTAGCCATTCAATACCACCCTGGTTCAAAAGAAATTGCAAACACATCTATTAACAAGTATTCTTTTGAAACCGGCGAGCTTTCAGTTGTGGAATTCATTCCAACTATTGATGAAAGTAAGGTAGGTGGGTTTGATTTAGCTATCGACAGGTTGTCTGATCAGTATTATTTATTGTATAGTGAACAGGAACTATACAGATGGAATAGTGAAGCACTTGATAGTGTTGGATTTGTAGACGGGGAAGAGTGGCATTCATTTTCTATATTTTTCACAAAGGATGGTGAATTGTTGGGATTGAGAGGAGCTGAGTATTGCTGTTCCGGAGATGAGGACCCCTTGGCATTGTCGACGTTGTTTGCTATTAACAAACATGATGCAAGCAGCCGAAAGATAGGAGAGCTGAGCGGCTCCATCATTGCGGCGGCTACCGCTGGCTCTTATAGAAGCTTTCTTGTGGACGGTTTATCAGAAAACACCAACGACGTTAGGATATACCCAAACCCTGCTACGAATCTTTTGTCTATTGAAACAACCAATAACCTGATCAATATTGGAGCCATTCATCTTTATGATTTGTCAGGGAAGGTGGTTTACAAGAATGTTGGAATAGAAGAAAAAAGCTTACTAACTATAGACCTTCACTCCTATGCTGTAAATCCCGGACTTTATCTGCTAGATGTGAAGCTTGCTGGTGGTCAAAGCATAATTAGGAGGATTATTATAGAGTAG
- a CDS encoding sodium ion-translocating decarboxylase subunit beta: MTTVVTNLVSGSAPMAAKEIAIKHDPSNHLLQYAMASNISGVIGSAVAAGVLISFLS; encoded by the coding sequence TTGACCACCGTTGTCACCAATCTTGTATCAGGCTCGGCACCCATGGCCGCCAAAGAAATAGCCATCAAGCACGATCCCAGCAACCATTTGCTGCAGTACGCCATGGCTAGCAATATCTCAGGGGTGATTGGCTCGGCTGTCGCCGCTGGGGTGCTGATTTCTTTTTTGAGCTGA
- a CDS encoding sodium ion-translocating decarboxylase subunit beta: MELFEKVYRMTALGDLVAYPSYILMILIGFGLLYLGIAKKYEPLLLVPIAFGVLLANFPGGGMGVEKIPEGLTLPQIAEQYGIMNFVYYALIKTGFLPPIIFMGVGALTDFGPMLRNLRLAFFGAAAQIGIFCVLMAAVAMGFTLKEAASLGIIGGADGPTAIYTTIKLAPHLLGPIAIAAYSYMALVPVIIPFVVRFSMTKKELLINMKEQDKLFPSTKPIKSLQALKIMFPIALGSIVAILVPSSVPLVGFLMFGNLVKEIGVATGRLYQATSETILNSATVFLGLSVGATMTTKAFLNTQTLMIVVGGFIAFAISILGGIMAVKVYNLFAKKKINPLIGATGLSAVPMAARVANEIAIKHDPSNHLLQYAMASNISGVIGSAVAAGVLISFLG; encoded by the coding sequence ATGGAACTGTTCGAAAAAGTATACAGAATGACCGCCCTGGGCGACTTGGTTGCTTATCCGTCTTATATCCTGATGATCCTCATCGGGTTTGGTTTGCTCTACCTGGGCATTGCCAAAAAATATGAGCCGCTGCTCCTTGTACCCATTGCTTTTGGAGTGTTGCTGGCCAACTTTCCCGGAGGAGGGATGGGAGTGGAAAAGATTCCTGAGGGGCTTACCCTGCCGCAGATTGCCGAGCAGTACGGCATCATGAACTTTGTTTACTACGCCCTGATCAAAACGGGCTTTCTGCCGCCAATCATTTTCATGGGGGTAGGTGCGCTGACCGACTTTGGTCCTATGCTGCGCAACCTCAGGTTGGCCTTTTTCGGTGCCGCTGCACAAATAGGCATTTTCTGTGTGTTGATGGCGGCTGTGGCCATGGGTTTTACTTTGAAAGAGGCTGCTTCTCTGGGCATCATAGGTGGGGCCGACGGGCCTACCGCTATTTACACCACCATCAAATTGGCGCCGCATCTACTCGGGCCGATTGCAATTGCGGCTTACTCTTACATGGCATTGGTGCCGGTGATCATCCCGTTTGTCGTTCGGTTTTCCATGACAAAAAAGGAGCTGCTCATCAATATGAAGGAGCAGGACAAACTGTTTCCGTCCACGAAGCCTATCAAGAGTTTGCAGGCGTTGAAAATCATGTTCCCCATCGCCCTGGGCTCTATTGTAGCTATTTTGGTGCCTAGCTCCGTGCCGCTGGTCGGCTTTCTGATGTTTGGCAACCTGGTAAAGGAAATTGGCGTGGCTACAGGACGCCTGTACCAGGCCACATCCGAGACCATTCTGAACTCGGCCACTGTGTTTCTTGGCTTATCTGTCGGCGCCACCATGACCACCAAAGCCTTCCTGAACACGCAAACGCTGATGATTGTGGTGGGGGGCTTTATTGCCTTTGCCATCTCCATTCTAGGCGGCATCATGGCTGTGAAAGTGTACAACCTGTTTGCGAAAAAGAAGATCAATCCACTGATAGGCGCTACTGGCTTAAGTGCCGTACCTATGGCCGCCAGGGTAGCCAATGAAATAGCCATCAAGCATGATCCCAGCAACCACTTGCTGCAATACGCCATGGCCAGCAATATTTCAGGAGTGATTGGCTCCGCCGTGGCGGCTGGAGTGCTGATTTCGTTTTTGGGGTAG